CGTTCCACGCCACGCCGGCCGCGATCAGCAGTCCGCGATGCCGCAGCGCCACCCGACAAAGCCGCGCCATCAGCCAGATGCCCACGCCGATGCCCACGGCCGAGGCCCAGCCGTAGATCACGATGTTCAGGTGCGCCGGTCGCACGCGGCCGAAGGTCAGCCAGTCCGCCGAATCCAGCAGCCCGGGGAAGACCATTTTCCAAGCCGCGAGCACGCCCAGCAGCGAGCCAGCGAGCAGCCATGCCACGCCGGACGCGAAGAAAAACAACACCGGCCCGCGCAGCGAACGGTCGATCTCCGCTCGCTCGATCTGGCTGGCGGTGTCCGGAGGATCGTTGCTCAAAGCCGCCCTCCCGGAAGCTCCTCGCCCGCGTCGTGACCTCCGCGCGCCGCTTCCGCCGCCGCGTCGTATTCCGCGAGTTCCTCGGCGTCAAAGATCACCCGCGCCGCGGACTCCAGATCCTCGAACTGTCCGTCACGAGCCGCCCACGAGCAGGCCAGCACCGCGCTGCCGCCCAGCAGCCCGAGCCCGAGAATCAGGAGGATCACGCCCGCTTCCATCAGAATCTCCCGGCACCGAGCCAGCGCAGTCCGCACGTTACGGCAAAAAAAAGTCCCATCATCCCCAGTGCGAGCAGGAATGCCCCCGCCCGCTTCGAGGCGGACATGGGTGCAGAACTCGCGCGAGCGGATTCACGGCTGAGGGACATCGCCGACCACCATGCCGCCAAAATGCGCGTCCGACAACCCGCCGATTGATGTCGCGGCTGGCCGGTCCGGTTTCCCCTAAAAGGAGGAACGCGAGCGGTGGCGCGGACTCTGCAACTTCGGCAGTCTCAGAGTCCCGAGGGCATTGAGCGCCTGCCCGGTCAGAACCACGAGGCCGCTCCGGATCGTCACCGCCCACTGCCAGGGGGCCGGCGTCTTCAGCTTCTGCGCATCGTAGAACGACCGGCTCTCATCGCGCAGATCGCGCAACTTGATCGCCTTCGCTGCGGTATCCGGCTCGGCCGCGAGCAGAATCGCCTCGTAGATTTTCCTTTGCCGCAGCGCCACACCATCGTTTTCGCGCTGAGCCTGAAGATCCGCCACGATCGAAGGAGCTCCCCCGAAAAGGCCGATCATCAGCCCCGCCGTGCCGAGCAGGATCAGTTTGGCAGCCAGCCGCTCCAGACGGATCTTCCGGAAAATCCTCATTTCAAAACCCTAACTGTTTACGCCCCGTATCGACAAGACTCCATCCGCATGCCGATGCGGGACCAACGATCAATGATCGTCGACTTTCTTACCCTTCCCCTGCTTCTTTTTCGCAGGCGGAGGATTCGGCACTTTCACAGCGGCGTGGGGCGAGGAGCTTTGCGCCCGGTGCTCGGAGGCGTTGCCCCGGGATCGATTCCGCGTTTTCTCGCGAGAGCGATTCACGTTCGTGACATTCACCGTGTTCACGTTCGTTTCGTTCACCGTTGTCCGGTTCACGTTACGCTCTTGGATATCTTCATGCCGCGAGTCATAGCGGTCGCTATCGTCGCGATCGCGGTAGCCGCCGTCGACATAGACGGGCCCCTCCTCCACATACCCGGGGCCTCCGCCATATCCCCCAGGCACCACCGTCGTTTCACATCCCGAAAGAAGCAGCCCCGCACCCAGCACGCCCGCAGAAAGAATCTTGTTCATATCCGAGAAACGCGTGTTTGTCCCCACCCTGATGTCAGGACAACCCCTGACCCTCGGTCCGCGCCCAGACAGCGCCTTCGCGAATTTTGCGTTTCTGGAAAAAAACACCCACGTGTCAGATTGCCGCGACGCGAACACCAGCGTCATGGGAAACAGCATCTTCTACATCATTGGTGTCGTGGTCGTCGTCGTGGTCGTCCTCAAGGTCCTCGGGCTCTTCTAACCGCCCGCCGACGGTCAGTCCCCCTGGCCGGATTTTCGCAGGGACGGCGGGCGTGGGACGTTGACGAGATCGTCACGTTCGCGCGTGGACGAAGAAAGCGGGCCGCTCGCATGGCTGCTTGTTCTCTGGCGCCAGCGCCGTCGGAAAATGGCCATCGCAGGCCGCTGAACGATGCCCCGTCGGCCGTTCGGACTCCTCGAAAATTCGGGGCGGCCGCTGGCGATTCCCAGTTTCCGCAGATCATCGTTGCCGACTGGCACGCCGTCCGCTCTAAGTAGCAACCCAGAATGGCAGCACACGGGGAACCTTCTGATTACATTTCCACCGGCATCGCAAAGATCGACGCCGACATCCAATATCTCATCGAGCGGCTCGCCGCCGTTCTGGTGACCCTCGGGGAGGGCGAAACCGCAAAACTGCTTCCCTGGCAGCCCGGCGCCTCGCCGGATGCCGCGGTCGCCGCGAATTCTCAATCGGTCGAACAGGCGTATTCCATCGCGTTCCAGCTCCTGAACATGGTCGAGGAATGCGCCGCCGGCCGCACCCGCCGCCTCCGCGAGATTGCCGATCAGTCTTCCGACAACACCGGCACCTGGGCCTACTATCTGCGCCGCCTCAGGAAGGGTGGCTTCACCGCAAAACAGATCGCCGAAGTTCTGCCCACGGTGCGCGTCGAGCCCGTGCTCACGGCGCATCCGACAGAGTCCAAGCGTCCCGCCGTGCTCGCCCAGCACCGCGTGCTGAACGGCCTGCTCGAGGCCATCGACTCCCCGGCGCAATCTCCCGCCGAGCGGCAGCGCCTGCGCGAATCGCTCACCGTCGCCCTCGAGCGGCTGTGGCGCTCCGGCGAAATCCTTCTTGAGAAGCCCGAGATCGCCACCGAGCGCACGGGCATCATGTTCCACCTCCGCGATGTCTTTCCTCGCGCCGTTGCTCTGCTCGACCAGTCGCTCGCCGAGGCCTGGACGGCGGCGGAATTTCCCGCCGAGCTGCTCGCCTCGCATTCCGCCTGGCCGCGTCCCCGCTTCAGCACATGGGTCGGCGGTGATCGCGACGGCCACCCGTTCGTCACGTCCGAAGTCACCGAAGACACGCTCACCGAGCTGCGTCGCAGCGCCTTTCTCGTGCTCGACCGCGGTCTGCGCCACCTCGCCGCGGCCCTGCCGCTCTCCGAGCTCGTGCAGCCGGCTCCCGCGGATTTCGCCGAAGCTCTCGCCGGGATCGCCGCTCTCGTCGACCCCGCCCGCGTCGCGACGATCCGCCGCGCTCACGCCGACGAACCTTGGCTCCAATACGTCCTCCTTCTCCGCGAGCGCCTGCCGCTCGACGAGAACCGCGACGAAAACGCCCGCATCGTCGAAAAGCCCGGCTCCTACCGCTTCGCCGAGCAGCTCGACGCCGACCTCGCCGTGCTGCAGGACTCGCTCGTCGCCATTGGCGCGGACCGCCTCGCCCTCAGCGCCGTGTGGCCGGTCCGCCGCACGCTCGACGTCTTCGGCTTTCACCTCGCCTCGCTCGACATTCGCCAGAACAGCTCGTTCCACGACAAGGCGATCAGCCAGATCCTCGCCGCCGCGGGATTTGCCGACTCCGACTTCGCGAACTGGAGCGAGGAAAAGCGCGTGGAGTTCCTCACGAAGGAACTCACCGGTCCCCGCCCCTTCCATTTCTCCGATTCCCGCATCGCGCCCGAGGCTGACGCCGTGCTCGATTGCTACCGCGTGCTTCGCGCGCACCTCAACAAATACGGCAGCGGCGGCATCGGCGCTCTCATCGTGAGCATGACTCGGTCGCTCTCCGACCTGCTCGCCGTCTACGTGCTCGCCCGCGAAGCCGGCCTCACCCGCTGGGTCGATGGCCAGCTCGTCTGCGACCTGCCCGTTGTGCCACTCTTCGAAACGCAGGACGATCTCGAGCGCAGTCCCGGTCTCATGGCCGCCTTCATGGCGCATCCGCTCACGAAGCCCAGCCTGATCCACCAGCGCAACCAGCGTCGCAGCATGCCGGCCCGCATGGCCGCGCGGCCCATCCAGCAGGTGATGATCGGCTACAGCGACAGCAACAAGGATTGCGGCATCCTCTCGAGCCAATGGGCGCTCTACAAGGCCCAGCGCGCGCTCACCCAGACGGCTGACGAAGCCGGCATGCAGATCCGCTTCTTCCACGGTCGCGGCGGCACGATCAGCCGCGGAGCCGGCCCGATCCACCGCTTCCTCGACGCCTTGCCCACCGGCAGTATCCAGGGCGACTTCCGCCTCACCGAACAAGGCGAAACCATCGCGCAGAAATACGCGAACCTCCCCACCGCCGCCTTCAACCTCGAGCTCCTGCTCGCCGGCGTCGCCGCCGTTTCCATCGAGCAAAGCAGTCCCGACGCCGCTCCGAAGCCCGAGAGTGACGAGGTCTGGGAAATCCTCACGAAGGCCAGCACGAAGACCTATCAGGATTTCGTGCATTCCGAGGGCTTCACCGATTTCTACTCCTACGCGACCCCCATCGACGCGCTCGAGAACACTCGCATCGGCTCCCGCCCGGCGCGTCGCACCGGCCGCCGCACGCTCGCCGACCTGCGCGCGATCCCGTGGGTCTTCAGCTGGAACCAGTCCCGCTATTACCTCACCGGCTGGTTCGGCGTCGGCTCCGGCCTCGAAGCGCTCGCAAAAACCAAACCCGAAGCCTTCGCGGAACTCCGCACGAACCTCCGCAAATACCCGGTGCTCTACTACGTCCTCACAAACGTGGAGACGAATATCGCGAGCGCCGACCTCGGCATCATGGCCGCCTACGCGGATCTCGTGCCCGATCCGGCCATCCGGGAATCCTTCTTCGGTCGCATCACCGCGGAGTTCGAAAAGACCCGCACCATGCTCGACGACATCTTCCAGGGCCGCCTCGAAGACCGCCGCCCGCGCATGCTGAACACACTCCAGCGCCGCGCCGACGCTCTTGCCGTCCTGCACCGCCGCCAGATCGATCTCCTGCGCGCCTGGCGATCGGCTCCGACGCCCGAGGAGGCCGCCGCCCTGCTGCCGCGCGTGCTTCTCTCGGTCAACGCGATCGCAAGCGGCCTGCGCACCACCGGCTAGGCGGCCGTGAAGATCATTCGGCATCTCGATGCCGGCGGCGTGGTTCGCTACGCCGCCGAGCAGCCGGACGGTTCCGCCCTCGTCATTCGCGGTGACATCTTCGGCGCGTTCGACGTCACGCCGGAAACTGCCGACGTGCGCACCCTTCTCGCCCCGGTCGAGCCAGCAGCCATTCTCTGCATCGGCCTCAACTACCGACAGCACGCTGCCGAAACCGGTGCAAAGATCCCAAAGCATCCGGTCCTGTTCATGAAGCAATCGGCCGCGCTCCAGCATCCCGGCGCGCCCATCGAGATTCCCAGCCACCTCGCCAGCGAGCGCGTCGACTTCGAAGGTGAACTCGCCGTCGTGATCGGCCGTTCGTGCAAAAACGTCACGGCAGAAAAGGCCCTCGACTACGTGCTCGGCTACACCTGCGCAAACGACGTGAGCGCTCGCGACTGGCAGAAGGATCACGGCGGCAGCCAGTGGTGCCGCGGCAAGACCTTCGACACATTCTGCCCGCTCGGCCCACGCCTCGTCACCACCGACGAGATTCCCGATCCGGCCGCGCTGCGACTGCGCACGACGGTCAGTGGCGAAGTCATGCAGGAAAGCACCGTCGGCGACATGATCTTCGACGTGCCGACGCTCATCGCCTTTCTCAGCGGCAGCACGACGCTCCGCCCAGGCACCGTCATTCTCACCGGCACCCCGTCCGGCGTTGGCATGGCGCGAACGCCCCCACGCTTCCTTCATCCCGGCGA
This genomic window from Chthoniobacterales bacterium contains:
- a CDS encoding cbb3-type cytochrome oxidase assembly protein, with amino-acid sequence MILLILGLGLLGGSAVLACSWAARDGQFEDLESAARVIFDAEELAEYDAAAEAARGGHDAGEELPGGRL
- a CDS encoding phosphoenolpyruvate carboxylase — its product is MAAHGEPSDYISTGIAKIDADIQYLIERLAAVLVTLGEGETAKLLPWQPGASPDAAVAANSQSVEQAYSIAFQLLNMVEECAAGRTRRLREIADQSSDNTGTWAYYLRRLRKGGFTAKQIAEVLPTVRVEPVLTAHPTESKRPAVLAQHRVLNGLLEAIDSPAQSPAERQRLRESLTVALERLWRSGEILLEKPEIATERTGIMFHLRDVFPRAVALLDQSLAEAWTAAEFPAELLASHSAWPRPRFSTWVGGDRDGHPFVTSEVTEDTLTELRRSAFLVLDRGLRHLAAALPLSELVQPAPADFAEALAGIAALVDPARVATIRRAHADEPWLQYVLLLRERLPLDENRDENARIVEKPGSYRFAEQLDADLAVLQDSLVAIGADRLALSAVWPVRRTLDVFGFHLASLDIRQNSSFHDKAISQILAAAGFADSDFANWSEEKRVEFLTKELTGPRPFHFSDSRIAPEADAVLDCYRVLRAHLNKYGSGGIGALIVSMTRSLSDLLAVYVLAREAGLTRWVDGQLVCDLPVVPLFETQDDLERSPGLMAAFMAHPLTKPSLIHQRNQRRSMPARMAARPIQQVMIGYSDSNKDCGILSSQWALYKAQRALTQTADEAGMQIRFFHGRGGTISRGAGPIHRFLDALPTGSIQGDFRLTEQGETIAQKYANLPTAAFNLELLLAGVAAVSIEQSSPDAAPKPESDEVWEILTKASTKTYQDFVHSEGFTDFYSYATPIDALENTRIGSRPARRTGRRTLADLRAIPWVFSWNQSRYYLTGWFGVGSGLEALAKTKPEAFAELRTNLRKYPVLYYVLTNVETNIASADLGIMAAYADLVPDPAIRESFFGRITAEFEKTRTMLDDIFQGRLEDRRPRMLNTLQRRADALAVLHRRQIDLLRAWRSAPTPEEAAALLPRVLLSVNAIASGLRTTG
- a CDS encoding fumarylacetoacetate hydrolase family protein, whose product is MKIIRHLDAGGVVRYAAEQPDGSALVIRGDIFGAFDVTPETADVRTLLAPVEPAAILCIGLNYRQHAAETGAKIPKHPVLFMKQSAALQHPGAPIEIPSHLASERVDFEGELAVVIGRSCKNVTAEKALDYVLGYTCANDVSARDWQKDHGGSQWCRGKTFDTFCPLGPRLVTTDEIPDPAALRLRTTVSGEVMQESTVGDMIFDVPTLIAFLSGSTTLRPGTVILTGTPSGVGMARTPPRFLHPGDEVTIEIDGIGRLTNPVIAEP